A genomic region of Caldicellulosiruptor acetigenus contains the following coding sequences:
- the csx1 gene encoding CRISPR-associated CARF protein Csx1 — translation MKVIYQVGRLDNPAQATKEFYIKNFHGEKVDESGKAELSSIVLRDFLRKRNYEAKTVIIYPVSIVFNSKLPEYIQPEELKNELVDIFKDPSNYLKNPHEFIDRIELERNRDEKLIVHSLGEYLGISLDASYDDIVLEILFDMIERYLKGELEELYLDISSGHNIYISAILEAARHFAVFSHLVNWIDDTKSPKIYITFSDPIIGSSAKSFEIHIQQQRFTAFFSSPIKSKEAADYNFSFLREIYPDPNNNSKGSEAVKLKQQAREKRKKLKEKIEMFCLLFSAIKNNVPLYLYYQHYHSADEIKEETFKLIDHAKARLCSDYQKSPNLNKRAYIDAVLSLGFYIGIVNVLEKYNVTMFCHDTGIDIETVKNSFSEIYLIFRLHTNIVMLGNEVSNTQEKLKQIGDISTWTGLYRIIDPDKSAGEIDPRNFFAHSGFERNATEVRTEDDRVLVRYSLNVNFNDINCWLKRRLE, via the coding sequence ATGAAAGTAATATATCAAGTTGGAAGGCTTGACAATCCTGCACAAGCTACCAAAGAGTTTTATATCAAAAATTTTCATGGAGAAAAGGTTGATGAAAGTGGAAAAGCTGAGCTTTCATCAATTGTCCTGAGAGACTTTTTGCGCAAAAGAAATTATGAAGCAAAAACTGTTATTATTTATCCTGTGAGCATTGTTTTTAACAGCAAGCTTCCAGAGTACATCCAGCCAGAGGAGCTTAAAAACGAGCTTGTAGATATTTTCAAAGACCCATCAAATTATCTGAAAAATCCACATGAATTTATAGACAGAATAGAACTTGAAAGAAACAGAGACGAAAAGCTGATTGTTCACTCTCTTGGCGAGTATTTAGGAATATCTCTTGATGCAAGTTATGATGACATTGTACTTGAAATTCTTTTTGATATGATAGAAAGATACCTAAAAGGTGAACTTGAAGAGCTTTACCTTGACATCTCAAGCGGGCACAACATCTACATCTCTGCCATCTTAGAAGCTGCAAGGCATTTTGCTGTCTTTTCGCACCTTGTTAATTGGATTGATGATACTAAATCCCCAAAAATATATATCACTTTTTCTGACCCGATCATAGGAAGCTCAGCAAAAAGTTTTGAGATACACATCCAGCAGCAAAGATTTACAGCGTTCTTCTCATCACCAATAAAGAGCAAGGAGGCAGCGGACTATAATTTTTCATTTTTAAGAGAAATCTACCCTGACCCGAACAACAATTCAAAAGGCTCAGAAGCAGTCAAACTAAAACAACAGGCAAGGGAAAAGCGTAAAAAACTAAAAGAGAAGATAGAAATGTTCTGTCTCTTATTTTCGGCTATTAAAAACAATGTTCCCCTGTATCTTTACTACCAGCACTATCACTCTGCAGATGAGATAAAAGAAGAGACTTTTAAGCTAATTGACCATGCTAAAGCCCGGCTTTGCAGTGACTATCAAAAATCTCCCAACCTCAACAAAAGAGCTTACATAGATGCAGTTTTGAGTTTAGGATTTTACATTGGAATTGTAAACGTGCTGGAAAAGTACAATGTGACCATGTTCTGTCATGATACAGGAATTGATATAGAGACTGTCAAGAACAGTTTTTCGGAGATTTATTTGATTTTTAGACTTCATACAAACATAGTAATGCTTGGCAATGAAGTTTCAAATACACAGGAAAAATTAAAACAGATAGGTGATATCTCCACATGGACAGGGCTTTACAGAATAATTGACCCAGACAAATCAGCAGGTGAAATTGACCCAAGAAACTTTTTTGCACACAGCGGATTTGAGAGAAATGCAACAGAAGTTAGAACAGAAGATGACAGGGTATTAGTAAGATATAGTTTAAATGTTAATTTTAATGATATAAACTGCTGGCTGAAAAGAAGACTTGAGTAG
- a CDS encoding NPCBM/NEW2 domain-containing protein, with protein sequence MKKRLLAFLSFVILISFALGVVASSPTNYKVLYEKLLKDYNVLKSENQKLKNEVTTLKKKTDDLQKKVTSLPQLSYYDIVVNGVPTAQKVPFISYGGRRYVHFDSMLKTFLNVGDTGYIFNDQTKRVEIGAFVKNKNGVWLSDLEYFDREGSYNGFGFNATDIVVNGKKFYKNIWWKFHGWKGYKFNLTYKLHGKYKKLQFKYGIDDDSDKGIQAAVRVYGDNEILGEFKTELYDDPGLASIDLTGVNYLTLEFETLTNSSGGYNCIITICDPLLIP encoded by the coding sequence ATGAAAAAGAGATTACTTGCTTTCTTGTCGTTTGTCATTCTAATAAGTTTTGCCCTTGGTGTTGTGGCATCTTCACCTACAAACTACAAAGTTCTTTATGAAAAGCTCTTGAAAGACTACAACGTGTTAAAAAGTGAAAACCAGAAATTAAAAAATGAAGTTACAACCTTGAAGAAAAAAACTGATGATCTGCAGAAAAAAGTAACGTCTCTGCCTCAATTATCCTACTATGACATTGTAGTCAATGGTGTTCCTACAGCTCAAAAAGTGCCCTTTATAAGTTACGGTGGAAGAAGGTATGTTCATTTTGATTCTATGCTAAAAACATTTTTGAATGTTGGAGACACAGGTTATATCTTTAATGACCAAACGAAAAGAGTTGAAATAGGGGCATTTGTGAAGAACAAAAATGGAGTTTGGTTAAGTGACTTGGAGTATTTTGATAGAGAAGGAAGTTATAATGGTTTTGGTTTCAATGCAACTGATATTGTTGTAAATGGTAAAAAATTCTATAAAAATATATGGTGGAAGTTCCATGGCTGGAAAGGATACAAATTTAATCTCACATATAAACTACATGGAAAATACAAGAAGCTTCAATTTAAATATGGTATCGATGATGATTCAGATAAAGGAATACAAGCAGCTGTTCGAGTGTATGGAGACAATGAAATTCTTGGAGAGTTCAAAACCGAACTTTATGATGATCCTGGCTTGGCAAGTATAGATTTAACAGGAGTTAATTATTTGACTCTTGAGTTTGAAACATTAACTAATAGCAGTGGTGGATATAACTGTATTATTACCATATGCGACCCATTACTTATTCCGTAA
- a CDS encoding biotin transporter BioY: MESAKSTSTTKMLVLSALFTAIVAVCAQVSIPIGPVPFTLQVLAIFLASLVLPPKYAFLSLLVYDLLGAVGVPVFAGFTGGLSKFVGPTGGYLMAFPIAAFVTSYINTKKPIKNEAANASVALILGLAIIYILGFLYLSWAAHMTLKKAFAAGVAPFIIPDVIKLAIAYLIARAIKSRKVLNIA, translated from the coding sequence ATGGAAAGTGCAAAGAGCACAAGTACTACAAAGATGCTGGTTTTATCTGCTCTCTTTACTGCAATAGTTGCTGTGTGTGCGCAAGTTTCAATTCCAATTGGCCCTGTTCCATTTACACTGCAGGTTCTGGCAATTTTCTTGGCAAGCCTTGTTTTGCCGCCAAAGTATGCGTTTTTGAGCCTTCTTGTATATGACCTTTTAGGGGCTGTGGGCGTGCCTGTGTTTGCTGGATTTACCGGCGGTCTATCTAAATTTGTAGGACCCACTGGTGGGTATTTGATGGCATTCCCGATTGCAGCGTTTGTTACAAGTTATATAAATACAAAAAAGCCAATAAAAAATGAGGCAGCAAATGCCTCAGTGGCACTTATTTTAGGTCTTGCAATCATCTACATCTTAGGATTTTTGTATCTGTCGTGGGCTGCACACATGACACTTAAAAAAGCTTTTGCCGCTGGTGTTGCACCGTTTATAATTCCTGATGTCATAAAGCTTGCAATTGCGTATTTGATTGCCCGCGCAATAAAAAGTCGCAAAGTCCTGAATATCGCATAG
- the cas10 gene encoding type III-A CRISPR-associated protein Cas10/Csm1, protein MIFYSAHQREEDRNFDYTLFLGAILHDIGKFYIRTENPDAKKNISKEYEAFYQAEGKYAPRHQEWGAFFVEHFLPESLKGVTSLVLYHHRPSSYQQLLISVADKISAKVDRKDISEEESTGDKSKYLISVLSQISLDRDKKEPKKPFYKLLKKRYNVENPIEGFSSSAKEDYQSLWAEFSRKISILRDGFESSFDLEDFATAVYNLLRIYTYNVPSAFYHSQPDISLWAHSKSTAAIAFCLDRQLKKEFSQENERIRDLEAINTKLLPGNESVIKKGDYPYFCLVKGDVSGIQDFVFDTSMDGALKALKAKSFYISFLLDTIARYILKEENMPVCNLIYNGGGHFYLLMPRYFMEKISHYQQKIDKILFSAHRGALNVLLEAAEVDLYDFARNFGDCFDRVSRNIQKKKACKLKNVLEEKKMEFFESWEDHDLKCPHCGRKIEPKEDNPDYCRFCDSFVKLGDELMKSLFIIDSWGEEKEFSEFFNIHNVLKAFGRTIEFSNHYESVANTLILDRSRIEDLQIKKKEIERGQKGSKQGFESEFYEDLDISTHVPFKDVNEEVLMLIDDIAESAKGIKTWGIVRGDVDNLGSIFKDGLGKDNSISRVMTLSEEFSLFFGYYFNKLVKKQDGNIMVIYAGGDDFCILGQWDVLPQIAYKIYTEFRNFSCHNPDVTLSMGFEIAPDKKYPIYRVAMVCGDHLDQAKEYEREDGKKKDCFAFGANFVGWEEFEDLKKLKEAIADLVGNKNVSKALINGIYAVCNLKKVAQAQKELFKAWRFVYFMARLKERHSKFSAELEDVLDKIIDKKTNTLYKHSYLAARWAELELRR, encoded by the coding sequence ATGATTTTTTACAGTGCTCATCAAAGAGAAGAAGATAGGAACTTTGACTATACTCTCTTTCTTGGCGCGATTTTGCACGATATCGGCAAATTTTATATAAGAACAGAAAATCCAGATGCTAAAAAGAACATCTCAAAAGAATATGAAGCATTTTACCAGGCAGAAGGGAAGTATGCTCCGCGACATCAGGAGTGGGGCGCGTTTTTTGTCGAACATTTTTTGCCAGAAAGCTTAAAAGGAGTCACATCTCTTGTTCTGTATCATCACAGACCATCTTCATACCAGCAGCTTTTAATAAGCGTTGCTGACAAGATTTCAGCAAAAGTTGACAGGAAAGACATAAGCGAAGAAGAATCAACAGGTGACAAGTCAAAGTACTTAATTTCTGTTTTGTCCCAGATAAGCCTTGACAGAGATAAAAAAGAACCGAAAAAGCCTTTTTATAAGCTTCTCAAGAAAAGGTATAATGTTGAAAATCCTATAGAAGGTTTTAGCTCAAGTGCAAAAGAAGATTACCAAAGCCTATGGGCAGAGTTTTCAAGGAAGATAAGCATTTTGAGAGATGGCTTTGAAAGTTCATTTGACTTAGAAGACTTTGCAACAGCCGTTTACAACTTGCTTAGAATTTACACATACAATGTACCATCAGCCTTTTACCATTCGCAGCCTGATATTTCTCTCTGGGCGCACAGCAAATCAACTGCTGCAATTGCATTTTGCCTGGACAGGCAGCTGAAAAAAGAGTTTTCGCAGGAAAATGAAAGAATAAGAGATTTGGAGGCAATCAACACAAAGCTTTTGCCTGGAAATGAATCTGTGATAAAAAAAGGTGACTACCCATACTTTTGCCTTGTGAAAGGCGATGTCTCTGGAATTCAAGACTTTGTTTTTGACACAAGTATGGACGGTGCTCTGAAAGCACTAAAGGCAAAATCATTTTACATCTCATTTTTGCTTGACACCATTGCAAGATACATTCTAAAAGAAGAAAACATGCCAGTATGCAATCTTATATACAACGGTGGAGGGCACTTTTACCTTTTGATGCCGAGGTATTTTATGGAAAAAATTTCACATTATCAACAAAAAATCGACAAAATTCTCTTTTCTGCGCACAGAGGAGCACTTAACGTGCTTTTAGAAGCTGCAGAGGTTGATCTTTACGACTTTGCACGCAACTTTGGAGACTGTTTTGATAGGGTCTCAAGGAATATCCAGAAAAAGAAGGCTTGCAAGCTCAAGAATGTGCTGGAAGAGAAGAAAATGGAATTTTTCGAGTCGTGGGAAGACCATGACCTAAAATGCCCTCACTGTGGAAGGAAGATAGAGCCAAAGGAAGATAACCCAGATTATTGTAGATTTTGTGACAGTTTTGTAAAGCTTGGCGATGAGCTTATGAAAAGTTTGTTCATTATAGACTCATGGGGAGAAGAAAAAGAGTTTTCAGAATTTTTTAACATTCACAATGTGCTTAAAGCGTTTGGCAGAACCATTGAATTTTCCAATCACTATGAAAGCGTTGCGAACACGCTGATTTTGGACAGAAGCAGGATAGAAGATTTGCAGATAAAGAAAAAAGAAATTGAAAGAGGGCAAAAAGGTTCAAAGCAGGGTTTTGAGAGCGAGTTTTATGAAGACCTTGACATCTCAACCCATGTACCGTTCAAAGATGTAAATGAAGAAGTATTGATGCTTATAGATGACATAGCAGAGTCAGCAAAAGGAATTAAAACATGGGGCATTGTTCGAGGCGATGTTGACAATCTTGGAAGCATCTTTAAAGATGGTCTTGGGAAAGATAATTCAATTTCAAGAGTAATGACTCTATCGGAGGAGTTTTCGCTTTTCTTTGGCTACTACTTCAATAAACTGGTAAAAAAGCAAGATGGTAATATCATGGTCATCTACGCAGGCGGGGATGACTTTTGCATACTTGGCCAGTGGGATGTGCTTCCACAGATAGCGTATAAAATTTACACAGAGTTTAGAAACTTTTCTTGCCACAACCCAGACGTTACCCTTTCGATGGGCTTTGAAATAGCACCAGATAAAAAATACCCCATTTACAGGGTAGCGATGGTTTGCGGTGATCATCTGGACCAGGCAAAAGAGTATGAAAGAGAAGATGGAAAGAAAAAGGACTGTTTTGCATTTGGTGCAAACTTTGTTGGCTGGGAAGAGTTTGAAGATTTGAAAAAGCTCAAAGAAGCAATTGCTGACCTTGTTGGGAACAAGAACGTCTCAAAAGCGCTTATAAACGGCATCTATGCCGTTTGCAATCTTAAAAAAGTGGCACAGGCCCAAAAAGAACTATTCAAGGCATGGAGATTTGTGTATTTCATGGCAAGACTGAAAGAGAGACATTCCAAATTCTCAGCCGAGCTTGAAGATGTTTTAGACAAAATTATTGATAAGAAGACAAATACTCTTTACAAACACTCTTACCTGGCAGCACGCTGGGCTGAACTTGAGCTGAGAAGATAA
- a CDS encoding ATP-dependent RecD-like DNA helicase: MQQNIQGMVSDIIYRNLGNSYTVFEIICDDEVFTAVGVVPDIAIGEKVSVYGEFYVHPVYGQQLKVSYLEKLLPQTKDEIYLYLSSGVIKGIGQKTAKKIVDTFGDDTARVLQEEPEKLLQIRGMTPEKVERIRNMFAFQKFLKDIMSIFSQYGLSQNHAMRLFKLYGFSALSLLQENPYFLLDVFPELDFKKVDRLALDMGVMPDDRRRISAKILNLLTLAANNEGHTCLPENRLKQLCSKTLDLPVEKIEEALEALEVERRVVKDEVDSQDMVFLYGYYECERYIADKILSMLKEYDDIADIDEKISLFEERNGIAFSPNQKKAIKMALTQGVSIITGGPGTGKTTIIKCIIQIFESEGKKVFLCAPTGRAAKRMQAACERESKTIHRLLEMTVLDTHVIFQRGPSNPLKCDVIIVDEMSMVDSFLMNYLLAATKPSTRIVLVGDKDQLPSVGAGNVLKDLIKSEIVPCTTLTEVYRQSENSFIVLNAHRINRGEFPHLQKESDFYFIQKNSQEEILKTVVELVTKKLPNYLSCDPMTDIQVLCPSKKGIVGMYNLNRVLQQHLNPPHQSKKEYAYKENLFRVGDKVMQIKNNYSLEYEIVQGEEKGRGSTGIFNGDIGVVKDIDRAQGALEILFDDEKLVYYDFSLLDDLELAYAMTVHKSQGSEFRCIVMPVVETYPILMTRNLLYTAVTRAKELVVLVGKKSALEYMIANQKEAMRYSGLCDFLLRGQSNTQLQAL; encoded by the coding sequence ATGCAGCAAAACATTCAAGGAATGGTGAGCGATATAATCTACAGGAACTTGGGAAATAGCTATACGGTGTTTGAGATAATCTGCGACGATGAGGTGTTCACAGCAGTAGGAGTTGTGCCAGACATTGCCATCGGCGAAAAGGTGAGCGTTTACGGTGAGTTTTATGTTCATCCTGTTTACGGTCAGCAGCTGAAAGTAAGCTACCTTGAAAAGCTTTTGCCACAGACAAAGGATGAGATATATCTTTATCTTTCCTCTGGAGTGATAAAAGGTATCGGGCAGAAGACTGCAAAGAAGATTGTTGATACCTTTGGGGACGACACTGCAAGAGTGCTCCAAGAAGAACCTGAAAAGCTTCTGCAGATTCGCGGCATGACACCAGAAAAGGTTGAGCGAATAAGAAACATGTTTGCATTCCAGAAATTTTTGAAAGACATCATGTCAATCTTTTCCCAGTACGGACTTTCACAGAACCATGCAATGAGACTTTTTAAACTTTATGGATTTTCTGCTCTGTCGCTTTTGCAGGAAAATCCATATTTTCTTTTGGACGTGTTCCCAGAGCTTGACTTTAAAAAGGTTGACAGACTTGCACTTGACATGGGAGTTATGCCGGATGACAGAAGGAGAATATCTGCCAAGATACTCAACCTTTTGACTCTGGCTGCAAACAACGAGGGGCACACCTGCCTGCCAGAAAATAGGCTCAAACAGCTTTGTTCAAAAACCCTTGACCTTCCAGTGGAAAAAATAGAAGAGGCACTTGAAGCTTTAGAGGTAGAAAGAAGAGTTGTGAAAGATGAAGTTGACTCTCAAGATATGGTGTTTTTGTACGGTTACTATGAGTGTGAAAGGTATATAGCAGATAAAATCCTTTCAATGCTAAAAGAGTATGATGACATTGCCGATATAGATGAAAAAATTTCACTGTTTGAAGAGAGAAACGGCATTGCATTTTCACCAAATCAGAAAAAAGCCATCAAGATGGCGCTAACTCAAGGTGTTAGCATCATCACAGGCGGACCGGGAACAGGTAAGACCACAATTATAAAGTGCATAATTCAGATTTTCGAGAGTGAAGGCAAAAAGGTTTTTCTCTGCGCACCAACCGGAAGAGCTGCAAAGAGGATGCAGGCAGCCTGCGAAAGAGAATCAAAGACAATCCACAGGCTTTTGGAGATGACAGTTTTAGACACACATGTCATTTTCCAGAGAGGACCAAGCAATCCTTTAAAATGCGATGTCATCATTGTTGATGAGATGAGCATGGTAGACAGTTTCCTTATGAACTATCTTCTTGCTGCAACAAAGCCGTCAACCAGAATTGTGCTTGTTGGAGACAAAGACCAGCTTCCATCAGTTGGTGCAGGAAATGTCTTGAAAGACCTTATAAAAAGCGAAATTGTTCCCTGCACTACTTTGACAGAGGTGTACCGCCAGAGCGAAAATAGTTTTATAGTCCTCAACGCTCACAGAATAAACAGAGGAGAGTTTCCGCACCTTCAAAAAGAGAGCGATTTTTATTTTATCCAGAAAAACTCTCAGGAAGAGATTTTGAAAACTGTGGTTGAGCTTGTGACCAAAAAACTTCCAAACTATCTTTCGTGCGACCCGATGACAGACATCCAGGTCCTGTGCCCTTCTAAAAAGGGGATTGTTGGGATGTACAACCTAAACCGCGTGCTGCAGCAGCATCTCAACCCACCTCATCAATCTAAAAAAGAGTATGCTTATAAAGAAAACCTGTTCAGGGTTGGAGACAAGGTCATGCAGATAAAAAACAACTATTCGCTGGAATATGAGATTGTACAAGGAGAGGAGAAGGGCAGGGGTTCAACAGGGATATTCAACGGCGACATCGGAGTTGTCAAAGACATCGACAGGGCGCAAGGTGCGCTGGAGATTTTGTTTGACGATGAAAAGCTCGTGTATTATGACTTTTCGCTGCTTGACGACCTGGAGCTTGCATATGCCATGACTGTTCACAAATCGCAAGGGTCTGAATTCAGGTGCATAGTGATGCCTGTTGTTGAGACCTACCCTATTTTGATGACAAGAAACCTTCTGTATACGGCAGTTACGCGTGCAAAAGAGCTTGTTGTGCTGGTGGGGAAAAAAAGTGCCTTAGAGTACATGATTGCAAACCAAAAAGAGGCTATGCGATATTCAGGACTTTGCGACTTTTTATTGCGCGGGCAATCAAATACGCAATTGCAAGCTTTATGA
- a CDS encoding YvrJ family protein: protein MQDIIANIANIGFPIVLCIYLLTRFESKIDKLSDSIDKLSEKILQMKNN, encoded by the coding sequence ATGCAAGATATAATTGCCAACATTGCCAACATAGGTTTTCCAATTGTGCTTTGCATATATCTTCTCACAAGGTTTGAAAGCAAGATAGACAAGCTTTCTGACAGCATCGACAAGCTCTCTGAAAAGATTTTGCAGATGAAAAACAATTGA
- a CDS encoding DUF1848 domain-containing protein translates to MIISASRRTDIPAFFGDWFINRIKEGFAMYRNPMRPTQVFAVSLHPKDVDAIVFWTKNPKNFLDKLKYLDEYIYYFQFTITPYAQDLEPGIPNKDEVIETFIKLSDMIGEKRVIWRYDPIIITDKMPLDYHKEKFEELSEKLSPYTQKCIISYVDFYSKAEDELNKINAKRLEQNDLYNLFSAIGSIGKKYNLSVETCAEDVPVEYLGLKKAHCVDGDLINDLRKEKGFQDKEYRKDNNQRKACGCVQSIDLGIFNTCKHFCVYCYANFSRNSIIKNAQKYDVNSPLLCSALDLEKDEIRIREKDGSKKLEISHILEQDKNQERRISQLDFCVQQINFVEKNTNSSLEKKVLDHIKRIKQRTLL, encoded by the coding sequence ATGATTATAAGTGCAAGCAGAAGGACAGATATCCCAGCTTTTTTTGGCGATTGGTTTATAAATAGAATAAAAGAAGGATTTGCAATGTATCGAAATCCTATGAGACCAACCCAGGTTTTTGCTGTATCGCTTCATCCAAAAGACGTTGATGCCATAGTCTTCTGGACAAAAAATCCTAAGAATTTTTTGGACAAGCTCAAATATCTGGATGAATACATTTATTATTTTCAATTTACAATCACACCTTATGCTCAAGACCTTGAACCGGGAATTCCGAATAAGGATGAGGTCATTGAGACTTTTATAAAACTTTCAGATATGATAGGGGAAAAGAGGGTTATCTGGCGGTATGACCCAATAATTATCACTGATAAGATGCCTCTGGACTACCACAAAGAAAAGTTTGAAGAGCTTAGTGAAAAGCTTTCTCCTTATACTCAAAAGTGTATAATAAGCTATGTGGACTTTTACAGCAAGGCAGAAGATGAGCTGAATAAAATAAATGCCAAGAGGCTTGAACAGAATGATCTTTACAACCTCTTTAGTGCAATAGGCAGTATTGGGAAAAAATATAACCTCAGCGTTGAGACCTGTGCAGAAGATGTGCCGGTCGAATATCTTGGGCTGAAAAAAGCACACTGTGTAGATGGTGATCTTATAAATGATCTCAGAAAAGAAAAAGGTTTTCAAGATAAAGAATATAGAAAAGACAACAATCAAAGAAAAGCTTGCGGATGTGTGCAGAGCATAGACCTTGGAATATTCAACACATGCAAACACTTTTGTGTGTACTGCTACGCAAACTTCAGCAGAAATTCAATAATCAAAAACGCTCAAAAATATGATGTCAACTCACCTCTTTTGTGCAGCGCACTTGACCTTGAAAAAGATGAGATAAGAATAAGGGAAAAAGATGGTTCTAAAAAGCTTGAAATCAGCCATATTTTGGAACAGGATAAAAATCAGGAAAGAAGAATATCTCAACTTGATTTTTGTGTACAACAAATCAATTTTGTAGAAAAAAATACTAACAGCTCTCTTGAAAAGAAGGTTTTAGATCATATTAAAAGAATAAAACAGAGGACATTGCTGTAA
- a CDS encoding SDH family Clp fold serine proteinase, producing MSFWDLLILYVIATSLQPIMKQRMIESARQKLIARIEKKRGSRVILLVHRQETMSFLGFPIYKYIDINDSEEVIRAISMTDPSVPLDIILHTPGGLVLASLQIARAIKRHKGKVTVHVPHHAMSGGTLIALAADEIVMAPDAVLGPVDPQIGEFPAVSILEVVKQKPIADIDDKTLILADVAKKALRQTKDAVLELLSENYPDDVAENIATQLVEGRWTHDYPITYEKAKELGLKVRCDIDREIQQLMSLYPQPVVKKSSVEYLWQPRK from the coding sequence ATGAGTTTTTGGGATTTACTAATACTTTATGTCATTGCCACATCCCTTCAGCCAATTATGAAACAGAGAATGATTGAGTCTGCAAGGCAGAAGCTCATTGCAAGGATTGAAAAGAAAAGAGGCTCAAGGGTAATACTGCTTGTCCACAGGCAGGAGACAATGAGTTTTCTTGGCTTTCCAATTTACAAGTACATTGATATAAACGACTCTGAAGAGGTCATCCGCGCAATTTCAATGACAGACCCATCTGTTCCGCTTGACATAATCCTTCACACACCGGGCGGGCTTGTGCTGGCATCGCTTCAGATTGCAAGGGCTATAAAAAGACACAAGGGCAAGGTCACAGTTCACGTTCCGCACCATGCAATGTCAGGCGGAACGCTCATTGCTCTTGCAGCAGACGAGATTGTAATGGCACCAGATGCTGTTTTGGGACCTGTTGACCCGCAGATAGGTGAGTTCCCGGCTGTGTCTATCTTGGAGGTTGTGAAGCAAAAGCCAATTGCGGATATTGACGACAAAACTCTGATTTTGGCAGACGTTGCTAAAAAGGCACTGAGGCAAACCAAAGATGCTGTTTTGGAGCTTTTGAGCGAAAACTACCCGGATGATGTTGCTGAAAATATAGCAACCCAGCTTGTTGAAGGCAGGTGGACTCACGACTATCCAATCACTTACGAAAAAGCAAAAGAGCTTGGACTGAAAGTTCGATGCGACATTGACAGGGAAATCCAGCAGCTTATGAGCCTGTACCCTCAGCCAGTTGTGAAAAAATCATCTGTTGAGTATTTGTGGCAGCCAAGGAAATAG
- a CDS encoding type II toxin-antitoxin system HicB family antitoxin — protein sequence MDYKVEIIKLSEEDGGGYIAIVPKLPGCISDGNTPQEALENVQDAIKCWIETAKEKGLPIPSPEEYKEDYKDLISYALGCRDNDLSKMLKQPYIVPPVISEDLNILESCEKRKTKT from the coding sequence ATGGATTATAAAGTGGAGATTATAAAGCTATCAGAGGAAGATGGTGGTGGATATATTGCTATTGTTCCAAAGCTGCCTGGGTGCATATCTGACGGCAACACCCCCCAAGAAGCATTGGAAAATGTTCAAGATGCAATAAAGTGCTGGATTGAAACAGCAAAGGAAAAAGGTTTGCCAATTCCATCCCCCGAAGAATATAAAGAGGACTATAAAGATTTAATTTCATATGCTTTAGGATGTAGAGATAATGATTTATCCAAAATGTTAAAGCAACCTTATATTGTTCCACCTGTGATTTCAGAGGACTTAAATATTTTAGAAAGTTGTGAAAAGAGAAAGACAAAAACATAA
- a CDS encoding rhomboid family intramembrane serine protease encodes MIPLKDTIPSREKPFMTWTLILINVFVFLYQVSMPQEAAQEFVFRYGFVPERFTQLLSHGFVVAASVSIWSIITSMFLHGSWMHLISNMWSLWLFGDNVEDRVGHFRFLIFYILSGIAAALTHWFFNANSPIPTVGASGAISGVMGAYFLMFPLSRIVTLIPLGFIPLFIEIPAIFFLGLWFLSQVSSGILELFGPVFGSGIAWWAHIGGFVFGVLTINMFKKRYRRYHNFFDDEIFYYRYF; translated from the coding sequence TTGATTCCCTTAAAAGACACCATCCCGAGCAGGGAAAAACCGTTTATGACATGGACGCTGATATTAATCAACGTTTTTGTGTTCCTGTACCAGGTGTCAATGCCGCAAGAAGCTGCGCAGGAGTTTGTCTTCAGGTACGGATTTGTTCCAGAGCGCTTTACCCAGCTTCTATCTCACGGATTTGTGGTTGCAGCGAGCGTCTCAATCTGGTCTATCATTACATCAATGTTTTTACACGGAAGCTGGATGCACCTTATATCTAACATGTGGAGCTTATGGCTGTTTGGCGACAATGTCGAGGACAGGGTTGGGCATTTTAGGTTTTTGATATTTTACATTTTGAGCGGTATTGCAGCGGCTTTGACCCACTGGTTTTTCAACGCAAACTCACCCATCCCAACAGTGGGAGCATCAGGCGCAATCTCAGGTGTGATGGGTGCATACTTTTTGATGTTCCCGCTCTCAAGAATCGTGACGTTAATTCCTCTTGGATTTATACCTCTTTTTATCGAAATCCCGGCTATCTTCTTCCTTGGCCTATGGTTTTTGTCGCAGGTATCATCTGGAATTCTGGAGCTGTTTGGGCCTGTCTTTGGAAGCGGGATTGCATGGTGGGCACACATAGGCGGATTTGTGTTTGGAGTTCTTACAATCAATATGTTCAAGAAAAGATACAGAAGATACCATAACTTTTTTGATGATGAGATATTCTATTACAGATATTTCTAA